The region CTCGGGCGTCACCTGTTCAGGATCCCCGTAACAGAGCGCCGTGACCCCGCGGACGCGCTGTTCGGCGCTCCACTGCTCGGTCAGCCGGGTGAACAGACGGGCCACACCGGGCAGGGCGAGCAGGGCGGTCGGCACCGCGGTGCGCTGGACACGGATCTCCGGCAGCGCGGGCGAGACCAGCGTGAGCGTCCTGACGAGGTCGGGCCGCACCGCCGCGACACGGGTCGACACCGCACCGCCCAGCGAGTTGCCGAAGAGGTGCACGGGACCGCGCCCGGACGCGTCCAGGTAGCGGATGACGGCACGCGCGTGCCCGGTGACCGAGTAGTCGCCGTCGTCCGGCGGCGGGGAGTCGCCGAAGCCCGGCAGGTCGAGCGCCTCGCTGTCGACGAGCTCGTCGTTCAGCGGCATGAGCGCCGACCAGTTCTGCGAGGAACCGCCCAGGCCGTGGACGTACAGCGCGGGCGGCAGTCCCTCGCGCGCGGGGGGCCGCGAACGCACGGTCAGGGTGATGCCCGGCAGACCGACCGAGCGCAGCCGCTCACCCTCCGCGACCCTGACGGGCGCCACCTTCGGGAGCACAGTTGTGGCCGGCACGTACGGCAGCTCGGTCGAAGACATGCGGCAATGTTACGAGACGATCACGCAGTGGTTCGTGTGTTCGGCATCACAGGGGATGGTGTGCCGGTTTCCCGCGGCTCAGATCACCTGGCGTCCCGATCCCGCGTCTCCTAGGCTCGTAAGTGGGCACCCGCAGGAAAACCGTATCCCCGGGAAGGGAGCCCACCATGGCCGTCGACCCCACCGACCCCGAGACCTTCGCGACGAAGGACCACGAGGACTACGAGGGCGAGGACAACGCCACCGAGTTCGACGTCGAAGCCCCCACGGACGACGCCGTCGAGCAGCGTACTGACGTCGCCCCGCAGCGCGATGCCCCACTGACCGGCGAGAACACCGACCGCGCCGACGAGGCCGACCTCGCGGAACAGGCCCGCGTCGTGAAACTCGACGAGGACGACTACCGCTAACCGCCACCACAACCCGTACCTCGCACGCTCCGCACCGGATTTATTGCTATTTGAGCAAATAGGCCGGAACATACAGTCGCTCGGTCGAGGAATTTCTGCGCTCGTACCGCGCACAGCAGGGTTACCGAAAAGTACGATGGCGGCGCGGCGCACACCGCATGTGGACGAAATTGGGAGGCGGCGTGACAGCCATCGAGCAAACTGAGGCGGCACGCCCGCGGGGCACGCGGTTGCCGCGTCGCGCCCGACGGAACCAGCTGCTGGGCGCCGCCCAGGAAGTGTTCGTGGCGCAGGGCTACCACTCCGCCGCGATGGACGACATCGCCGAACGGGCCGGAGTCAGCAAGCCGGTGCTCTACCAGCACTTCCCCGGCAAGCTCGACCTCTACCTCGCCCTGCTCGACCAGCACTGCGAGGCCCTGATCGGGTCGGTCCGCGCGGCCCTCGCGTCGACCTCCGACAACAAGCAGCGCGTCCGGGCGACGATGGACGCGTACTTCGCGTACGTGGAGGACGACGGCGGCGCCTTCCGCCTGGTCTTCGAGTCCGACCTGACGAACGAGCCCGCCGTACGCGAGCGCGTCGACAAGGTGGCGAACGAGTGCGCGGAGGCGATCTGCGAGGTCATCGCCGAGGACACCGGTCTCTCCCGCTCGGAGTCGATGCTGCTCGCCTCCGGCCTGGGCGGACTCTCCCAGGTGGTGGCCCGGTCCTGGCTGCACAGCGACCGCAGTGTGCCGCGCGATCAGGCGGTCCAGTTGCTGGCCTCCCTGGCGTGGCGCGGCATCGCCGGCTTCCCGCTGCACGGCACCGAGCACCACTGACCGCCGGTTTGTTCCCGCCCGCTGTTCGCTCCTGGCGTTCCCAGGCGGAACATGTACGTCCCCTCACCGGGCTAATGTGTGCTGGGTACGGCGCGGACGCCCGCGCACTTCACTGACCGTCGGAGGGACATAGCCGTGGAGGTCAAGATCGGCGTGCAGCACGCGCCCCGCGAGATCGTTCTGGAGAGCGGTCAGAGCGCTGAAGAGGTCGAGCGGGCGGTGTCCGAGGCACTGGCCGGCAAGTCGGCGCTCCTGAGCCTCGTGGACGACCACGGCCGCAAGGTCCTGGTACCGGCCGACCGTCTCGCGTACGTCGAGCTGGGCGAGCCGACGGTCCGCAAGGTGGGCTTCAGCGCGCTGTAGGACAGAGCAGGACACATATCGACAGATATGCGGGTGGGGCCCGGCGGTGTCGAACCGCCGGGCCCCACCCATGTCCGCGGCCATGTCCTACCGGCGGTCCGTATTCACAGGTTGACCACACGTCACCCTTACAAGTGGGTTGCCCTGCGCAGGTCACGGGTATGACGGGCTGAGAACGTCACGCGCAGGCAGACTGTGGGAGGGACCCCGACATGTTCTTGGAAGCGCTCGGCTCCGCGATCCTCGGCCTCGCCCTGGCATGGGCGGCGGCCCACCGGCTGCCCGACCGCCTCCCCGCACGCCATCTGGTCCTGTCCACCGGTGTGGCCGGAGCCCTTTTCGGCGCCTTCCTCACGCACAGCGCGCTGAGCGCCGGCCACTTCGTGCTGATCCTGCTGGGCGCGGCAGCCGTGTCCGCCGCCTCCCTCTCCCTGCTGCTCCGCCCTAAGACCAGACTCCGTCGGTCATCGGCAACGGCGTGAGAAGAGCGCCCCGACAGGGACGCGAGGAACTGCGCGACAAGCCACAACGGCGGCGCGGACAACCGAACAACGACGATCCCGGCACCCAGCGGAGCGCTACGCCGCCAACCCCAGCGCAGCCATCCGCTTCGTGTGCGCCTCGGTGATCCGGGAGAACATCCGGCCGACCTCCGCGAGATCGAACCCGTCCGCGACGCCGCCGACGAGCATCGTGGACAGCGCGTCCCGGTCGGCCACGACGCGCTGCGACTGTGACAGCGCCTCGCCCATCAGCCGCCGTGCCCACAGCGCGAGCCGCCCGCCGACGCGCGGGTCCGCGTCGATCGCGCCGCGAACCTTCTCCACGGCGAAGCTCGCGTGCCCGGTGTCGTCGAGGACAGCGAGCACCAACTGCCGGGTGTCCCCGTCGAGGCGGGCCGCGACCTCGCGGTAGAAGTCACTGGCGATCGAGTCACCGACGTACGCCTTGACAAGGCCTTCCAGCCAGTCGGAGGGCGCCGTCTGCTTGTGGAAGCCGTCGAGGGCGGCGACGAACGGCTGCATGGCCTGCGTCGCGTCGGCGCCGATCTCCGTGAGCCGGTTCCTGATCTGTTCGAAGTGGTGGAACTCCGCCGACGCCATCTTGGCCAGTTCCGACTTGTCGACGAGTGTCGGCGCCAGCTTGGCGTCCTCGGCGAGCCGCTCGAACGCGGCCAGTTCGCCGTACGCGAGGGCCCCGAGCAGGTCCACGACCGCGGCACGGTACTGCGGGTCGACGGCCGCCTGTGCCCAGTCCTGGGCGGCGATTCCGGTGAGTGCGGGAGTGGTGTCGGCCGCAGTCTCTGCGGGCGTTTCGGGGGTACCGGAGGCGTTGTCAGGCGTCGTCATGAAGCGCACAATAGCCCGCTGGCCGCAAGGCGTAAGTTCCTGCTCAGTCAGTGTGACGACCACTACGTGACCGAATCGGCCATCGCATGTGCGCGATTCCGGGGTATGGTGGTAATGCGCCCGCTGAGTTGACAGACGTATCTCGACGGGCCACACGAATGAGGATGCCCGGTCGGTGGCCCGATCGGCTCCGACCCGACAGCTCTCCTCGTCCGTACGGCACGATGCGTACGGAATCCGGAGAGACCCTCAGCGGTACGAGCGCTCGAGCGTCGGCAGTGGTCCTGTGCCACTCGGCCCGCCCGTGAGGCGGCCGAAGTTTCCGGCACGGTCCCGACACGACCCCCGCGCTCGCCTCGCACCGCGTACACAGAAGAGGCATTGCCCTGACTACGACTTTCCGGGATCTCGGAATTCTTCCCGAGACCGCCGAGGCGCTCGAAGCCGTCGGCATCATCACCCCCTTTCCCATCCAGGAGATGACACTCCCCGTCGCCCTCACCGGCACGGACGTCATCGGCCAGGCCAAGACCGGCACCGGCAAGACACTCGGCTTCGGCCTCCCGCTCCTTGAGCGCGTGACCGTCCCCGCCGACGTCGAGGCCGGCCGCGCCAAGCCCGAGCAGCTCACCGACGCCCCGCAGGCCCTCGTCGTCGTCCCGACGCGCGAGCTGTGCCAGCAGGTGACGAACGACCTGCTGACCGCCGGCAAGGTGCGTAACGTGCGCGTTCTCGCCATCTACGGCGGCCGGGCGTACGAGCCGCAGGTCGAGGCCCTCAAGAAGGGCGTCGACGTGATCGTCGGCACCCCGGGGCGTCTTCTCGACCTCGCGGGCCAGAAGAAGCTGGACCTGAAGCACATCCGCGCGCTCGTCCTCGACGAGGCCGACGAGATGCTCGACCTGGGCTTCCTGCCCGACGTCGAGAAGATCATGAACATGCTGCCGGCGCGCCGCCAGACGATGCTGTTCTCGGCGACCATGCCGGGCGCCGTCATCGGTCTCGCGCGCCGCTACATGTCGCAGCCCACGCACATCCGCGCCGCGGCGCCGGACGACGAGGGCAAGACGGTCGCGAACACCGCGCAGTACGTCTACCGCGCGCACAACATGGACAAGCCCGAGCTGGTGGCGCGGATACTGCAGGCCGACGGCCGGGGACTGGCCATGGTCTTCTGCCGCACGAAGCGTACGGCGGCCGATCTCGCCGACCAGCTCGCACAGCGCGGCTTCGCCTCCGGCGCCGTCCACGGCGACCTCGGCCAGGGCGCCCGTGAGCAGGCGCTGCGCGCCTTCCGTAACGGCAAGGTGGACGTCCTCGTCTGCACGGACGTGGCCGCGCGCGGTATCGACGTCGAGGGCGTCACGCACGTCATCAACTACCAGTCTCCCGAAGAGGAGAAGACGTACCTGCACCGCATCGGCCGTACGGGCCGCGCGGGCGCCAAGGGCATCGCGATCACGCTGGTCGACTGGGACGACATCCCGCGCTGGCAGCTGATCAACAAGGCGCTGGAGCTGAAGTTCAACGACCCGCCGGAGACGTACTCCACGTCTCCGCACCTGTTCGAGGAACTGAGCATCCCGGTCGGCACCAAGGGTGTCCTGCCGCGCTCGGAGCGCACGCGTGCCGGCCTGGGCGCCGAGGAGGTCGAAGACCTCGGTGAGACGGGCGGACGCGGTGGCCCGCGCGGTCGCGGTGGCCGCTCCGGCCACTCCTCCGGCCCGGCGGTCGCCTCCGCGCCGGCAGCGGAGCGTGAGCGCCCGGCTCGTACGCCGCGCAGTCGCCGCCGTACCCGTGGCGGTGCCGCCTCGGACGCGCCGACGACTCCGACCGTGTCGGCCGCTCCGGTCACCTCGGTCGGCGACGCACTCGCCCCGTCCGAGCAGCCCACCGAGCGCCGTACGCCGCGCCGCCGTCGCCGTACGCGCGGTGCCGCACCGGAGTCGGTGCCGGCCCCCACGACGACGTTCGTCGAGCCGTCGGCCGAGGCCGCCGTCGCGACGGCAGAGGGCACGGCCCCGGCCACTGAGCAGCCGCGCCGCCGCCGGACCCGCAGGACGCAGGAGCTCGCGTTGGCCACTCCGGTCGAGGTCGCCCCGGTCGAGGCCCCGGTCGTCCCCGAGGCGGGAACGCCGGAGGAGCAGCCGCGCCGCCGCCGTACCCGCAAAGCGACGGAGTCCGCGTCGGCCACTCCGGTCGAGGTCGCCCCGGTCGAGGCCCCGGTCGTCCCCGAGGCGGAAACGCCGGAGGAACAGCCGCGCCGCCGCCGTACCCGCAAGGCGACGGAGTCCGCGCCGACCGCCCCGGCCCAGGTCAGCCCGGTCGTTCCCGAGGCCGAGGCGCCGGAGGAACAGCCGCGCCGCGCTCGGACCCGCAAGGCGGCGGAGCCGGTCGTCGGCGCCACCGAGGTCGAGGTCGTCACTGAGACCAAGGCGCGCCGCGCCCCCCGCAAGAGCGCTGCCGCGACGGCGACCGCCGAGGCCGCCGTGGACACCGCGGAAGGCGTCGAGGTTAAGCCGCGCCGGACGGCCGCCCGCAAGGCGACCGCCACCGTCCCGGCCGCCGAAGCCGCCGTCGACACCGCCGAGGCGGTCGAGGCGAAGCCCCGCCGCCGTACGGCACGCAAGGCCGCCGAGCCCGTCGCGGCCGTGGTCGAGGCCGCCCCGGTGACTCCGGAGCCCGAGGCCACGAAGCCCCGCCGGACGCGCAAGGCCGCGGTGACCGCCGTCGAGACGGCCGAGGTGACCGAGGCCAAGCCGCGCCGGACGACCCGCAAGGCCGTCGCAGCGACCGCACCCGCCGCCGAAGCCGCAGTCGACACCGCCGAGGCGGTCGAGGCGAAGCCACGTCGGCGTACGGCACGCAAGGCCGCCGAACCGGCGGTCGTGGCGGCGACGATCGACATCCCGGCCCAGCCCACCCCGGCCGACGCCCCGGAGCCGAAGCGCCGTACGACGCGCAAGGCGACGGCACCGGCCGCCGAGGCAGCCGTGGACACCGCGGAAGGCGTCGAGGCCAAGCCGCGTCGCCGTACGGCACGCAAGACCGCCGAGGCCCCCGCCGTCGCGGCGACGACGGACGTCACGGAGCCGAAGCCGCGCCGCACGGCCCGCAAGGCGACGGCGACGGCCGCTGAGGCCGCTGTCGACACCGCCGAGGCGGCCGAGGCCAAGCCGCGCCGGACGACCGCCCGCAAGGCCGTCGCAGCGACCGCACCCGCCGCCGAAGCCGCAGTCGACACCGCCGAGGCGGTCGAGGCGAAGCCGCGTCGGCGTACGGCACGCAAGGCCGTCGAGGTCGTCGCGGACATCCCTGCCATCCCCGCCCAGGCGGCGGACGACGCGGAGGCCAAGCCGCGTCGCCGGGTCCGCAAGGCCGCCGAACCGGCGGTCGTGGTGGAGACGGCCCCGGAGGCCGTCGAGGCGAAGCCCAGGCGCCGCGCCACCCGCAAGGCCACGGTCAGCGCACCGGCCACGGACGCCGTGGAGGCCTGACCCCCGAGGGCCCCGGTCCTCTGCAGTACCGGCCACACCCCGACGGCCCGGCCCACCCCACCAGGTGGCCGGGCCGTCGGGGTTTTCCGGGTACCCGTCCGGCGGACCACGCCGAGACGCCGACCACACACGCCGCTGAGGAGGCCACCACGCGCCCCCATCGCGACAGCCCTTGTGGCCCCTGCCCCTGCTGTCAGCATCTCCTCCCCGCTCAGCAGCCGCCCGCGTCACGACCGCCCGACGGGAGCCCCCAGCCGCACCCTCGCCCGAGCCGCCACCCTCCCCCTCAGGTACGCCGGATAACCTCGGCACATGAGCAGGCCTTCGACCTTCACCCCGCCCCCCGGCGCCCGTGCGTACGCCCTGCGTACCGCGCGTGGTGAGTTCGCCGTCGTCGATGCCTCCGTGAAGGCCGGCGTCGAGCCGAGAGGGACCGTTCTGCTGCTGCCCGGGTTCACCGGCAGCAAGGAGGACTTCATCTCGATGCACGAGCCGCTGGCCGCGCGCGGGTACCGTACCGTCGCCGTGGACGGGCGCGGGCAGTTCGAGTCGCCCGGCCCACGGGACGACGAATCGGCTTACGCTCAGGCCGAGTTGGCGCAGGACGTGCTCGCCCAGGCGGTGGCCGTCGGCACCCCCGTGCACCTCGTCGGGCACTCGCTCGGCGGGCAGATCGCCCGGGCCGCCCTCCTCCTGGACCACTCCCCGTTCGTCTCGCTGACCCTCATCTCCTCGGGCCCCGCCGAGATCTCCCCGGCCCAGCAGCAGCGCGCGAAACTGCTGCGGGACGCGCTCGCCGTGATGAGCATGGCCCAGGTCTGGGAGGCCATCCAGGCCATCGACGACCCTCAGACCGGCGGCGGCGACCTCGACTCGGTGGACGCCGTGGACGCCGGGCTCGACGACCGCGAGGATCTGCGTCGCCGCTGGATGGGCAACAGCCCGGCCCAACTGGTCGCCACGGGACGTCAGTTGTGCACCGAGCCGGACCGGGTGGCGGAACTCGCCGCCGTACCGCTGCCCTTCCACGTGCTGTCCGGCTCGGAGGACGGCACATGGGCCGTCCCGCTCTTCGACGACATGGCCGTACGACTGCGGGCGCACCGGACCGTCATCGCGGGAGCCGAGCACTCCCCCAACACGGACCGCCCGCTGGAGACCGCCCGCGCCCTGGCCGACTTCTGGGACGGCGTCGGGCGGTAGCAGCGGTCGGGTCAACCACCCCAATGGCCTAGTACTGCGCCTGCAGGTGCTCCCAGAAGCCGTCCCGCAGCGCCCTTCTCAGTTCGGACTGGCCGCGCAGCGAGTACTGGAGCAGTCCCTCCGCCTCGACCAGCAGATCCTGGTCGACGGACCCGGGCAGATACGGATGCCCGGGGAGCAGCTCGACCAGGGACTCCCGCCCACGCGCCGCCAGCCACTTCGCCGCGATCTGCGCACCCACGAACCGCACGTCCTCGCGCGCGGGCCGCGCTCCACCCGACCCCTCGTAGGACGCGGCCGTGCGCCGGGCGACGTACGGCTTGAAGAAGTCGAGGTCGAACGTGCGCTGGCTGTCGACCTCCCACAGCAGCGGCTCGGCCTGGTTGCGGCCGTCGGGCGCCTCGATGCCCCACAGGTGGACGCGCGCCCCGTACCCCTGCGCGGCCTCGACCGCCGACACCAGGTCCTCGTCGCCGCCGATGAGCGCGGCGTCGCTGATCGCGCGGTGCCGGGCCAGGGACTCCAGGTCGGTGCGGATCAGCGAGTCGACGCCCTTCTGCTGGTTGTTCGCGTTGAGGTTGCCCAGGCGAACCTTCACATCGGGGAGTTCGGCGATGGACTGCTGCTCGATGGTGTGGATGCGGCGCCGGGCGCCGTCGTACCAGTAGACCCGCAGCAGGCGGCTGTCCGCGAAGATCGTGCGAGCCTTGTCGATGAGCGCCTCGATGAGACCCTCCGCGTCCAGCTCATAGGAGCGGCGGTCTTCGGTCCCGGCGACGAGCCGTCCCGCCGCCGCGTACAGATAGCCCGCGTCGACGAAGATCGCATGGGTCGAGGGCGTCTTCGCCACCTCGGTGAGCATGCGGTGGAGCAGCTCGTTCGTACGGTCGATGCGGGCGCTCAGCTCCGCGTGGTCGTCGTTGTTCATATACCTCCATTGTCTCGGCGGTCACGCTTCGAACACAACCGGCCCCGGTCAGTCTCCTGATCGTGTCCGAGCACGGTTTTAACCTGCCGGTAGTTAGACGTGCGAAAAATTTCCTTAGCGTAGGGAATGTTCGTAACACGCGGGTAGTTGACTAGGTACGTAACCAAGTAGTTCTCCTCAGGAGGATGACCAGACGAAGGGAGAAGCCCATGCGCTTCGAAATCATGCGTCTCGACGACGTCGACGGAACCCCCGTGGACAGTACGGTCGTGGACGCCGCCTCCGTCAACCGGATCGTGCAGCAAGCAGCCTCGATAGGGCAGCGCCTCTGGATCCGCCCGGCCGACACCTCGGCCTCATAACGCGCGGACGACGCTCGCCCACGAAGACGAGCAGACTTCAGAACCCCCGTACGGCACCGATGCCGTGCGGGGGTTCTGCGTATACGTCTGGCATACGTCCTGGGCGTGACAGCCGTCAGCTCTGCTGGATCACCTGGGTGACGCCGTTGATGATCTGCTGCACGGCGATGGCCGACAGCATCATCCCCGCGAGCCGGGTCACCAGGACCACGCCCCCGTCCTTGATGACCCGGATGATCAGCAGCGAGTACCGCATGACCACCCACAGCACGACATGGACGGCCAGGATCGCCGCCCACACCGAGACCTGCGTGGCCACGCCGTCCGCCTTCTGCACGGCCAGGATGACCGACACGATGGCGCCGGGCCCGGCGAGCAGGGGCATGCCGAGCGGTACGAGGGCGACGTTCACGTCCTTGGTCTGCTTGGGCTCGTCCGTCTTGCCCGTGAGCAGGTCGAGGGCGATCAGCAGGAGCAGCAGCCCGCCGGCGATCATCAGGGCGGGCACGGAGACATGCAGATAGTCCAGGATCTGGTGTCCGAGCAGCCCGAACACGGTGATCACACCGCCGGCCACACAGACGGCCTGGAAGGCCATCCGCTTCTGTACGCGGGCGGGCCGGCCGGCGGTGAGCGCGAGGAAGATCGGGGTGATCCCGGGGGGATCCATGATCACGAAGAGAGTGAGAAAGAGCGAGCCGAAGACAGCGACGTCGAACATGGGTGAGCGAGCCTTGCGTAGAGGGAGATGCGGGGAGGGGACGGAGGAAGCGAGAGGGAAGGGGAGCCGGGGCCGAGGCCTCAGGCTCCGTCTCCGCCGGTCCCCGGTACCGGGAACGCCCCGGTGGCCCGTCGCGTGATCTCCCCGTACACCTCGGGGTCTGTCGTGTACTCCCCGAGGACGCAGGTCTTGCGGCTGCCGTGATAGTCGGAGGAGCCGGTGCCCAGCAGTCCCAGCTCCGCCGCGAGGCCGCGCAGTCGCGCCCGGGTCTGCGGCTCGTGGTCCATGTGGTCGACCTCGATGCCGTCGAGCCCGGCGGCGGCCAGCTCCGCGATCGCGGACTCCGGGACCGTCAGCCCCCGCTTGCTCGCGGCCGGGTGCGCGAACACGGCCACCCCGCCGGCCCCCTTGATCAGCCGCAGCGCCTCGAAGGGGTCGGTCTCGTGCTTCGGTACGTAGGCCCGGGCGCCGTCGGCCAGCCAGTCCCCGGTGAAGGCGTCGTTCACGGTCGGTACGACGCCCAGCTCGACCAGCGCGGTCGCGACATGAGGCCGGCCCACTGACCCGTCACCGGCGATCCGCGCGACCTGCTCCCAGGTGATGGGCACGCCCAGCTCCCGGAGCTTGGCCACCATCCCCTGGGCCCGCGGCACCCGGTCGTCGCGCACGAGCTCACGCTCGGCGAACAGCGCGGGCTCCTCGGGGTCGAACAGGTAGGCCAGCATGTGCATGCTGACCCCGTCGAGCCGGCAGGACAGCTCGGCCCCGGTGACCAGCGTGAGCCCGGCGGGCAACGCGGCGATCGCCTCTGCGTATCCCCGGGTCGTGTCGTGATCGGTCAGCGCGACGACGTCGAGTCCGGCCGCAGCGGCGTTGCGCACCAGCTCGGCAGGCGTGTCCGTACCGTCGGACGCGGTGGAGTGGCAGTGCAGATCGATGCGCACGGTGCGGACTCCAGGCGACGACGGGGACGGACAGGAACGCGTCAAGCATAACGGCCCCGAGGACCAGCCCGTCACACCTGAAACCCCCTAACACCCCTTACGGAAGCGGACCCGTTTCAGGGGCGCGAGGAACTGCGCGACAAGCCCCCACCGACCGGCACCCCGCCACAAACCTCAGACACCCCAAACACACCAGCACCCCGCACCCCGCACCCCGCACCCCGCAGAACCACGGGAACGCTAAGGCCGAAGCAACCGGGGCGACAGCGCCCCGCAAGGCACCAGCTCCACCTCGGCCCCCGCGTCCCGCAGATCCGTGAGCACCAGCTCGTCATACATCAGCAGCCCGGACTGCTCGGGCCACACCACCGCCCACAGCCACAGCCCGAGCGCCTCGCCCGCGAACACCGCACGGTCGTCGGGCCCGCCCGCGACATGCCACAGCGGAGTGGGCCGCCCAGCCGCCAGCACCTTCGCCTCGGCGGGCTTCTCGACGTTCATGTACGGCCCAGGGTCGGGCCCGTCGATCCCCGCGTACCGCGCACCGAGTCCGACGCCGAGTTCCTCGGCGACCAGGATCAGCTCACCCATGCCTCCGAGTGGGCCGGGACCTGTGCAGGCCACCGCCGTCGCACGGCCGCCACTGCGGTCGTCGCCCGCGCAGCCCACGCCCGTGAAGAGCCAGCCGACCGGCAGCGGCCACGGCATCCACACGGGCACCTGGGTGCGGTGCACCACGACGCTG is a window of Streptomyces sp. B21-083 DNA encoding:
- a CDS encoding alpha/beta fold hydrolase — translated: MSSTELPYVPATTVLPKVAPVRVAEGERLRSVGLPGITLTVRSRPPAREGLPPALYVHGLGGSSQNWSALMPLNDELVDSEALDLPGFGDSPPPDDGDYSVTGHARAVIRYLDASGRGPVHLFGNSLGGAVSTRVAAVRPDLVRTLTLVSPALPEIRVQRTAVPTALLALPGVARLFTRLTEQWSAEQRVRGVTALCYGDPEQVTPEGFRNAVEEMERRLQLPYFWDALARSARGVVNAYTLGGQHGLWRQAERVLAPTLLVYGGRDQLVSYRMAQRAARAFRDSRLLSLPDAGHVAMMEYPETVASAFRELLDDAGELPADAGTVAARTVGSRVDAANAGS
- a CDS encoding TetR/AcrR family transcriptional regulator; the protein is MTAIEQTEAARPRGTRLPRRARRNQLLGAAQEVFVAQGYHSAAMDDIAERAGVSKPVLYQHFPGKLDLYLALLDQHCEALIGSVRAALASTSDNKQRVRATMDAYFAYVEDDGGAFRLVFESDLTNEPAVRERVDKVANECAEAICEVIAEDTGLSRSESMLLASGLGGLSQVVARSWLHSDRSVPRDQAVQLLASLAWRGIAGFPLHGTEHH
- a CDS encoding DUF3107 domain-containing protein, yielding MEVKIGVQHAPREIVLESGQSAEEVERAVSEALAGKSALLSLVDDHGRKVLVPADRLAYVELGEPTVRKVGFSAL
- a CDS encoding ferritin-like fold-containing protein; amino-acid sequence: MTTPDNASGTPETPAETAADTTPALTGIAAQDWAQAAVDPQYRAAVVDLLGALAYGELAAFERLAEDAKLAPTLVDKSELAKMASAEFHHFEQIRNRLTEIGADATQAMQPFVAALDGFHKQTAPSDWLEGLVKAYVGDSIASDFYREVAARLDGDTRQLVLAVLDDTGHASFAVEKVRGAIDADPRVGGRLALWARRLMGEALSQSQRVVADRDALSTMLVGGVADGFDLAEVGRMFSRITEAHTKRMAALGLAA
- a CDS encoding DEAD/DEAH box helicase, which produces MTLPVALTGTDVIGQAKTGTGKTLGFGLPLLERVTVPADVEAGRAKPEQLTDAPQALVVVPTRELCQQVTNDLLTAGKVRNVRVLAIYGGRAYEPQVEALKKGVDVIVGTPGRLLDLAGQKKLDLKHIRALVLDEADEMLDLGFLPDVEKIMNMLPARRQTMLFSATMPGAVIGLARRYMSQPTHIRAAAPDDEGKTVANTAQYVYRAHNMDKPELVARILQADGRGLAMVFCRTKRTAADLADQLAQRGFASGAVHGDLGQGAREQALRAFRNGKVDVLVCTDVAARGIDVEGVTHVINYQSPEEEKTYLHRIGRTGRAGAKGIAITLVDWDDIPRWQLINKALELKFNDPPETYSTSPHLFEELSIPVGTKGVLPRSERTRAGLGAEEVEDLGETGGRGGPRGRGGRSGHSSGPAVASAPAAERERPARTPRSRRRTRGGAASDAPTTPTVSAAPVTSVGDALAPSEQPTERRTPRRRRRTRGAAPESVPAPTTTFVEPSAEAAVATAEGTAPATEQPRRRRTRRTQELALATPVEVAPVEAPVVPEAGTPEEQPRRRRTRKATESASATPVEVAPVEAPVVPEAETPEEQPRRRRTRKATESAPTAPAQVSPVVPEAEAPEEQPRRARTRKAAEPVVGATEVEVVTETKARRAPRKSAAATATAEAAVDTAEGVEVKPRRTAARKATATVPAAEAAVDTAEAVEAKPRRRTARKAAEPVAAVVEAAPVTPEPEATKPRRTRKAAVTAVETAEVTEAKPRRTTRKAVAATAPAAEAAVDTAEAVEAKPRRRTARKAAEPAVVAATIDIPAQPTPADAPEPKRRTTRKATAPAAEAAVDTAEGVEAKPRRRTARKTAEAPAVAATTDVTEPKPRRTARKATATAAEAAVDTAEAAEAKPRRTTARKAVAATAPAAEAAVDTAEAVEAKPRRRTARKAVEVVADIPAIPAQAADDAEAKPRRRVRKAAEPAVVVETAPEAVEAKPRRRATRKATVSAPATDAVEA
- a CDS encoding alpha/beta fold hydrolase, with translation MSRPSTFTPPPGARAYALRTARGEFAVVDASVKAGVEPRGTVLLLPGFTGSKEDFISMHEPLAARGYRTVAVDGRGQFESPGPRDDESAYAQAELAQDVLAQAVAVGTPVHLVGHSLGGQIARAALLLDHSPFVSLTLISSGPAEISPAQQQRAKLLRDALAVMSMAQVWEAIQAIDDPQTGGGDLDSVDAVDAGLDDREDLRRRWMGNSPAQLVATGRQLCTEPDRVAELAAVPLPFHVLSGSEDGTWAVPLFDDMAVRLRAHRTVIAGAEHSPNTDRPLETARALADFWDGVGR
- a CDS encoding NYN domain-containing protein, coding for MNNDDHAELSARIDRTNELLHRMLTEVAKTPSTHAIFVDAGYLYAAAGRLVAGTEDRRSYELDAEGLIEALIDKARTIFADSRLLRVYWYDGARRRIHTIEQQSIAELPDVKVRLGNLNANNQQKGVDSLIRTDLESLARHRAISDAALIGGDEDLVSAVEAAQGYGARVHLWGIEAPDGRNQAEPLLWEVDSQRTFDLDFFKPYVARRTAASYEGSGGARPAREDVRFVGAQIAAKWLAARGRESLVELLPGHPYLPGSVDQDLLVEAEGLLQYSLRGQSELRRALRDGFWEHLQAQY
- a CDS encoding MarC family protein — protein: MFDVAVFGSLFLTLFVIMDPPGITPIFLALTAGRPARVQKRMAFQAVCVAGGVITVFGLLGHQILDYLHVSVPALMIAGGLLLLLIALDLLTGKTDEPKQTKDVNVALVPLGMPLLAGPGAIVSVILAVQKADGVATQVSVWAAILAVHVVLWVVMRYSLLIIRVIKDGGVVLVTRLAGMMLSAIAVQQIINGVTQVIQQS
- a CDS encoding PHP domain-containing protein, which encodes MRIDLHCHSTASDGTDTPAELVRNAAAAGLDVVALTDHDTTRGYAEAIAALPAGLTLVTGAELSCRLDGVSMHMLAYLFDPEEPALFAERELVRDDRVPRAQGMVAKLRELGVPITWEQVARIAGDGSVGRPHVATALVELGVVPTVNDAFTGDWLADGARAYVPKHETDPFEALRLIKGAGGVAVFAHPAASKRGLTVPESAIAELAAAGLDGIEVDHMDHEPQTRARLRGLAAELGLLGTGSSDYHGSRKTCVLGEYTTDPEVYGEITRRATGAFPVPGTGGDGA
- a CDS encoding DUF6758 family protein; translation: MRGEPSCPKCGGRVRAPGLFADSWQCDAHGTVHPLQPVIPPSVEALSVVVHRTQVPVWMPWPLPVGWLFTGVGCAGDDRSGGRATAVACTGPGPLGGMGELILVAEELGVGLGARYAGIDGPDPGPYMNVEKPAEAKVLAAGRPTPLWHVAGGPDDRAVFAGEALGLWLWAVVWPEQSGLLMYDELVLTDLRDAGAEVELVPCGALSPRLLRP